Sequence from the Hamadaea flava genome:
TCGACCTCGGGATGCGCGGCGCACACCTCGGTCAGCGCGGGCGGCAGCAGCCGGCGGCCGCCGCTGGCGAAGGTCGCGACGGTGAAGCGCACCGAGCCGCTGGTGAGCCGGTCGATCCGGGCACGGGCGTGATCCAGTTCGGCCGTGATGTTCTCGGCCGCCTCGACGAGCAGCCGGCCCGACGCCGTAAGCGTGACGCCGCGGGTGCTGCGCTGGACGACCGGCGTACCGAGCGTGCGCTCCAGTGCGGCGATCTGCTGCGACACCGCCGACGGGGTGCAGCGCAGCGCGGTCGCGGCGCGGTTGAAGCTGCCGTGCTGCGCGACTTCGTGCAGTACGCGCAGCCGGTGGACGTCGATCATCAGTTCTCCTTACAACCGGGTTAGCCGATGATCACTTCTGCTGGCGACTGTGGCAAGGCACCGTGAACGGCATGATGGACGTCTTGGTGATCGGCGGCAGCCGGTACTTCGGGAAGCACGTGATCGAGCAGTTGTTGGCCGCGGGCGTACGCGTGACGGTGGTCAACCGCGGATCAGCGGCCGCCCCGGCGGGCACCACCCATCTGGTGGCCGACCGGGACGACGAGGCGGCCCTGCGGGCGGCGCTCGGGTCGCGAACGTTCGACGCCGTGCTGGACCAGGTCTGCTACACCCCGCGGCAGGCCGACATCGCCGCCCGGGTGTTCGACGGGCGTACGGGACGGTAAGTGATGACCTCGACGATCGAGGTCTACGACCCGCTGTCCAGCGCCTGGCTGCTCCCCGCGCCGCTCGGCGTGCCGGTGGCCGAGGAGACGATCGACCTCTCGACCTGGCCGGTCGACCTCAGCGAGCCCTGGTCCGACCCCGCGTTCCGCGATTCGGCGTACGGCGAGGGCAAGCGCCAGGCCGAGGCGGTCCTCGCCGGGGCGGCCTTCCCCGTGGCTTCTGTCCGTTGTGGACATGTGGTCGGCGGTGCGGCAGCCGACTTCACCGGCCGGCTGGCCTACTACGCCGATCGGCTGCGGCGGGACGAGCCCATCGAGGTCCCCACGACCGCGTACGTGTCGTCGTTCATCACGGATCGGCAGATCGCCGACGTTCTGACCTGGGCCGTCGGCGCGGACTTCACCGGACCGGTCAACGCGGCGTCCGCGCGGTTCGACGTCTACGAGCTGTGCGCGGCGCTCGCTGGTGCAACCGCGCCGCGCTACACCTCCGGCACGTCCCCGTACGCCTTCGACCGCTGGTACGCCATGGACACCTCCCGGCTGTCGGCCCTCGGGATGAAGCTGCCGGACGCGGCGGCCTGGCTCCCCGCGGTCGCAGCGGAAGCGATGGCCGCGTGATGCGTACGCGCCGGACCGGAGACATCGAGGTCAGCGCGGTCGGCTTGGGCGCGATGCCGCTGTCGATCGAGAACCGGCCGGACCGGGCTCGGGCGATCGCGACGATCCACGCCGCGCTCGACGCGGGGATCACGCTGATCGACACCGCCGACTCGAACCACTGGCACGCCGACGAGGTGGGCCACAACGAGGAGTTGATCGCCGAGGCGCTCGCCTCCTATGGCGACCCGAGTCATGTCCTGGTGGCGACCAAGGGCGGCCGAGGCCGGCCGGGCGACGGATCATGGACGGTCAACGGCGACCCGAAACACCTGCGGCGGGCTGCCGAAGCCTCGCTGCGCCGGTTGGGCGGCGACACGATCGGCCTCTACCAGTTGCACAAGCCCGACCCCCACATCCCGTATGCCGACTCGGTGGGCGCGCTGCGCGACCTGCTCGACGCGGGAACTGTCCGGACAGTGGGACTGTCCAACGTCGACAACACGCAGATCCTGGAGGCCCGGCAGATCCTCGGCGACGGACTGGTGAGCGTGCAGAACGAATACTCACCCGCCGTACGCGAGTCCGCCGACCAACTCCGGCTGTGCCAGGCGCTCGGACTGGCCTTCCTCCCGTGGAGCCCGCTCGGCGGGGTCACCCGCAGCTCACTCGACGGACCCGCGACGCCACTCTCGGCGTATCCCTTGTTCGGCGAGATCGCCGCGGCGCGTGACGTGACCCCCCAGCAGGTGTGCCTGGCCTGGCATCTGGCCCAGGCGCCAGTGGTGATCCCGATCCCCGGGGCCAGCCGCCCGGAGTCCGCGCGCGGCTCGGCACTGGCGGCGGGCCTGGACTTGACCCCGGCGGAGCTGGCCAGCCTCGGCTGATCGTCCATCGAGGCGGTGGCGGTATTCTTCTCGGCCATGCACGACGGAACGGCGACGCCAATGTGGTTCGGTGTGCTCGGTCCGCTGGAAGTCCGCGTGGGCGAGCATCAGATCACCTTGCCGCGCGCACAGACTCGGGCGTTGCTCGCGCTGCTCGTCCTCGAGGTCGGTCGCGACGTGCCGACCGCCCGGATGATCGAGGCGCTGTGGGCGGGAGCGGCCCCGGCCACCGCCACCACTCAGATCCACAACGGCATCTCCGTGGTACGCCGGACACTTCGCGAGGCGGCCGGCCGGGATCTGGTGCTGCGGCAACCCGGCGGCTACCGGCTGGACGCCCCGGACGAGTGCGTCGACCTCGCCGTTTTTCACGAGCTGACGGCCCGGGCTCGCCGGCAGGCAGGTGCGGAAGCCGCGCGAACGTTCCGCGAGGCGTTGAGCCTGTGGCGCGGCCGGCCGTTGAGCGGGATCAACGGGGCCTTCACGGACCCGGAAGCCGACCGCCTCGCTCAGCTGCGGGCCGACGCGTCGGAGGCGTTGTTCGAGATCGAGTTGAGTCTCGGGCGGCATCGCGAGCTTCAGTCCGACATCGCGGCGCTGCTCAGGGAGCATCCGCTGCGGCAGAAGCTCGCCGCCCAGCTCATGCTCGCGCACTATCGCAGCGGCCGCCAGCCCGAAGCTCTCGCCGTATACCGTGACCTGCGGCAACGGCTCGCCGACGAACTCGGCACCGAGCCGGTCCCCGACATCGTCGTCCTGCATCGCCAGATCCTGGATTCGGACGTCCGGGTCGCGGCGGCGCCGGCCGAGCCTCAGCGCCGGTACTTGCCTCGGGACCTGCCCGACTTCACCGGCCGTGCCGAGGAGATGGCCGAGCTCGACCAGGTGACCGCCGCCGCGGCGGGCGGCGGAGCCGTGGTGATCAGCGCGGTCGCCGGAGTAGGCGGGGTCGGCAAGACGACGCTCGCCGTCCATTGGGCGCATCAGCACGCCGCCGACTACCCCGATGGTCAACTCCATGTCGATCTGCACGGATTCGGGCAGGGGCCACCGACTACCCCGGTGGCCGCACTGAGCGCGCTGCTCCAGGCGCTGGGGGTGCCGCCGGAGAAGATCTCCGCCGATCTGGACACCACTGCCGCGCTGTATCGCGCCACCACCGCCGACCGGCGCCTGCTGGTGATCCTGGACAACGCCCGTTCGGCCGATCAGGTACGCCCGCTGCTGCCGACCGGACGCGGTTCGCTGGCCGTCATCACGAGCCGTGACAGCCTGGCCGGGCTGGTCGTCTCCGACGGCGCTCGGCTCCTGGCCCTGCGCCCGCTGCCGGACGACGATTCGATCGCTCTCCTGACCGCGATCCTCGGGCCGAGCCGGATCGCCGGGCAGGCGGCCGCAGTGGCCGACCTCGCGGCGCTCTGCGGCCACCTGCCACTCGCGTTACGCATCGCGGCGGCGAACCTGCTCGCCGATCCAGCCCGGCCGATCGCCGACATGGCCGCTGAACTGCGTAGCGCCGATCGGCTGCAGCTCCTGTCGCTGGCCGGCACCGACACCTGGGCTGTGGAGGCCGTCTTCGAGCAGTCCTACAGAATGCTCGACGAGCCCGATCAGCGAGTCTTCCACCTGCTCGGGCTGCATCCGGGCACAGACGTGACGGCTGAGGCCGTGGCGGCGTTGACCTCGATCCCGATGGACGAGGCCGAGGCGGCGTTGGGCCGCCTCGTGCAGGCGAGCCTCGTCATCGAAACCTCCCCCGCGCGCTATCTGCTGCACGACCTCGTCAAGGTGTACGCCGCGGCGGTCGCCGACCGGGAGCGAACGCCCGCCGAGCGCGCGACGGCTTTTCGCGCACTCGCCGACTTCTACATCGATACGACCGCCTCGGCCGCGGAGCTGGTGACGCCGTGGTACACGTTCCTCACGATGGCGACCCACCGAAACCCCGCGCACATCGATGTGGCGAGCGCCATGGGATGGATTCAGTCCGAACAGGACAATCTGGTGACGCTCGCCCGGCACACGGCCGACCACGGGCCGGCCGACGTGGCCTGGCGACTGGCCGACTTGTTGCGCGGCTATTTCGTTCTCCGGCGAGATCACGCCGCCTGGCAGGTCATGGGGGCGGCCGGGCTGGCGGCCGCAAGCGCCGAAGGCCACACCGCAGCGCAGGCCGCGATGCATCTGGGTATCGGTACCGACCTTCGGCTCGAAGGCCATCTGGAAAAAGCCGTCGCGCACCTCACTGAGGGCCTCCGACTGACCCGTGCCGCGCGCTGGCGCGGGGGCGAGCTCAGCGCCGTCCTCGCCCTCGCCACCTACTACGGGCAGCATGGAGACCCGCAAGCTGCCATCGAACTGCTGGAGTCGGTGGCGACATCGTCGACGTCCGAACACCCGGCGTTGATGGCCGTCGCCCTGGCCAACCTCGGCGCGATGCGGTTGACCGCCGGTGACCTGCGGCGGGCGGCTGGCGACATGGAACGGGCGCTCGCGCTTCTCGAGGCGACCGGCAACAAGATGGGTGTGGCGTTCACCCGCACCAATCTGGGGCTGGTCCAGCTCGACCTGGGCCGGTTAGACACGGCGGAGACGTACCTCGAACAGGCCATCGCGCTGGACGAGGAGATCGCCAACCCATCCGGGCCGTTGCCGGCGATGGCCGGACTGGCCGACCTGCAGCTGCGGTCGGGGCGACTGCGCGAGGCCGCCCAATCCGCCCGGCGCACGCTCGCGCGAGCCGAGCGCGAGGGAATCCATCGATACCGGTGCGTCGTCCTGATCATCCTCGCACACGTCGAACGGCTGCACAGCCGCCTCGCCGAGGCGCGCAAGCTGGCCGAACAGGCGCTTGAGATCGCACGGGAGATCTCGACCCCATACATGGAAAGCGACGCCCTCGACGCCCTCGCCCAGATCTACCAGGCCCAAAACCGACCGCAGTCGGCGCGCGAGCACGCCCAGGAGTCGCTGGCCATCGCCGAGGCCGAGAACGCTCAGGCGCTCGTCGCGAAGGCACTCACTACCCTGGCCGAACTGGACCTCGCCGCCGGGCGGCGCGATTCGGCTGCCGAGTACGCCCGACGGGCCCGGAAGATCTGTGACGACACGGGCATCGAGCAGTGCCGGCCGCGGCTGACCGCAGTTCTGAGCCAGTGACCACTCGCGTGTGGGTTGTGTATGGGCGGCCGGTGCGAACATGCCCGTGCGGTCGGACGCCACGGGGGCGGCCCGCCCGCACCGACCGGCGCCGGCCGATGCTTCGGGCGGCGCCGGATCATGGTCGGCTGATCAGGGCTCACCGTCGGCTGATCAGGCGAGCGGCAGCACCCGCGCGATCTTGATCGTGGTGCTGCCGCTCCCGGCCGGATAGGCGACGCTGCCGTCGGCGTACGCCTTGAGCGCCAGGTAGTCGTGGTCCTTGACCCCGATCGTGAACCGTACGCCCACCGTCTTGCCGGTGCCGGAGTCATAGACCTGCGCGGCGAGCGATGAGCCGGAGGACCAGGCGAGCAGCATGCGACCGCCGCCGTAGCTCACTAGATGCGGATGCCGGGTGGACGCGGACGTCTTCACGGTCGTGTCGGACGCGCCGGTGGTGAAGTGTTCGAGGCGCGCTTGGCCGCCCTGGCTCCACGCGGTCCAGTAGCCCTTGGACTCGGCGAGCACGAGGTCGCCGCCGAACAGGGTGCCGTCACAGGTTCCCTTGGCGATCGTCCGATAGGGGTTCGGCCGGGCGATGCGGCAGTCGTTGTCGGTGGCGCACACGGTGACGAAGTGGCTCGTCCGCGGATCCCAGACGATCCGGGACGTCCACGCGTGACTGCAGCCGACCTCGAAGCTGTCGTGCCCGGACAGCAGCGACCCGGACGGGCCGACCACCTGCATCCGGTCACCTTCGTGGATGTCCACACAGGAGCCGTTTTGGACGGTGATCGCCACCCCGAAGTACGCCGCGTAGTTCTTGCCGTCCGAGGCCAGCCGCCCGTGATGCTGGTACCACCAGACGAACCGGGCGCCGTCGTCGTACCCGCCACGACTGCCGGTCAAGTTGGTGACCTGCCGCTCCCACACCTGCTTGCCGTTGTTGTCGAAGCGGATCATGTGCATCGTGTTGCACGGGCTCGACGTGCCGCCGCACAGCGGTCCCGTCTTGCAGTCGCCGCGCCGGGTCAACAGCAGTACGCCCCCGGTAGCGTCCGCCTGGACGTCCTGCAGGTCGATACCGGTGAAGCTGGTCGGCGTACCGATCAGTTTGTCGTCGCAGCCGAGCTTGCCCAGGTAGATCTTGCCGTTCGTGCCCAGCCAGGCGAGCCATGACCCGCCCGAGGGGGTCGCGGCGATCGCCATCGGCAACGGCTCGGTGTCCCCTTCGCCGCCGTAACCCTTGACGGATACGCCGACGTTCACCGTCGTGACCTGCACGACCGGCTTCGCCGACGCCACCCGGCCGCACGGACCCGTGCTCGCCGCCGCCGACGGGCTCGGGTTCACTGCGGCGCTCGGGCTCTGGCCAGGGTCGAGCGTTGGCGCGTCGCTCGTCGGGCTCGTCGCACCCTGACTGTCGGAAGCCGGCGTGGCTGCCCCGGACAGCGCTGCGACCAGGGCGAACCCGGTGATGGTAGCGACGGCGGTGGCGGCCAGCGCGAGGAGAAGGGGCTTGCGTACCGGTCGGCGATGCTTCATGCCTGCCTCAAGTCGGTCGACCAACAGGGACGCGGTTCCCGGTTCCGCGTCGGCCACCCTACCGGAAGCGCTCCCACGCGGTCGCTTCCGGCCCGCTCGGCGCCGCGGAGTTGATCTAGGCGGGAAAGGGCGGTCAGAGCAACCGTTTCCCGCCTAGATCAACTCCGCACCAGGAGTGCTAGCCTCGTCGACTATGCCGTCGTACCTCGAAGACCTGTTCTCGCTGGCCGGACGTACTGCGCTCGTCACGGGCGGCAGCTCCGGCATCGGCTTCGCCATGGCGGAGGCCATGGGCCGCGCCGGTGCGGACGTGGTCCTCGTAGCCCGGCGGGAGAAGGAACTGGCGTCGGCGGCAGAGCAGCTCGTGAGCGCCGGGGTCCAGGTGCGCACGATCAGCGCGGACCTCGCGGAGCGTACGGGGGTCGACCGGGTCACGAACGCGGCGCCGGACACGGACATCCTGGTGAACTGCGCGGCGAACAACATCCGCCGCCCGATGGACACGCTGACCGACGCCGACTGGGACGTCTCGGTCGCGCTGAACCTCACCGCGCCGTTCCGGCTCGGGCAGCACTACGGTCCGCGGATGGCCGCGCGTGGCTGGGGCCGGATCGTCAACATCGGCTCGCAGCAGACCATCGCCGCGTTCGGCGACAGCGGCGGCTACGGCGTCACCAAGGCCGGCATCGCGGGCCTCACCAGGTCGCAGGCCGAAGCGTGGAGCCCGCGCGGGGTCTGCGTCAACACGCTCATCCCGGGCTTCGTGGTCACCCCGCTCACCACGCCCGCCATGGCGATTCCCGGCCGCGCCGAAGAACTCGCGCAGCGCTCGATGGCCAAGCGCAACGGGCTGCCGCCGGACTTCGCCGGCGCCGCGGTGTTCCTGGCCGGTGGGGCGTCGGCGTATGTCACGGGGCAGATCCTCTACGTGGACGGCGGCTTCTCCGTCCATTAGCGACTTGTACGCGGTGCCGCGCCGCCCAGCCCTGGCGGGCCGGGCGGCGCGGCGCAGGTCACGGCGTCGGATAGTCCGTGATGAAGACGGGCTGGCCGATCCGGGTCGTGTCGGCCGGACCGCCGACGCCGTTGACGACGTGGTCGATCGTCCCGGCGCTGAGGTTGACGGTCATGATGTGGTGCAGCCGTACGCCGGGCCGGTCCGGCACCTCGAACCCGTTCTCGGTGTGGATCGACGGGTTGTTCTGGTTGAAGACGTAGACCCCGGCGCCGTACAGGTTGTGCGTACGCACGTGGTCGCCGACCTTGTATCCGGCGTAGCCCTCGACCGTGCCGTTCATCCAGTCGGCCTGCGTAGGCGGGTCGTAGGGCAGCTCGTTCTGGTACAGGATCGTCGTGCCGCGCTCGCCGTTCCAGACGGTGTTGTACCGCTGGAAGTGCTCGACGAACAGGCCCGTCGCGGTGACGTCGTCGCCGTTGATCACCGCGCCGTACCGGCCGGTGTTGGTGTTCCAGCGCTCGGTGTCGGTGAAGCCCTCGACGCCGTGGTCGCCGCGCCACACCCAGGTGTGGTCGATGAGCACGTGGTCGCTGTTGACCTCCAGTGCCGTGTCCGTCTTGCCGACGTGTGGCCCGCCCACCCGGAAGTACACATCGGACAGCGTGGTCGGGTCGGCCGCCGAGCCCTTGCTGTGCCCGTGTGGCTTGCCGACCCGCAGCAGCACCGGCGACTCGGTGAGTCCGGCGTCGATGGTGACGCCCGCGACGATCACACCCGGGACGTCGGCGACGTCGAGCGGGATCGCCCCGTCGACCGCCGTGAGGGTGGCGTGCCCGAGCCCGAGGACGACCGTGCCGGGGCGCTTGATCTCGATGCTCCGCGCGATGTCGTAGACGCCCGGCGTGAGCAGCAGGTTCTGGCCGCGGGCCAGGGCGTTGTTGATCTCCTTCACGGAGTCGCCGGGCCGGGCTACGAAGAAGTTCTTGAGCGACGTCGTCCGGCCCGGGGTGATTCCGTCGGCCCACGAGATCCCGCTGCTGTTCGTCCGCGCGGCCGGTACGCGTACCTGGAGGCGGCCCCGCGAGTCCGTGAACAGATAGGGCTTCTCGCGGCTGACCGGAGTGGCCGCCAACGTCGTGTACGGCGGGTCGGGGAATCCGGCCTCGGCGGGCGCGCCGACGACGCCGGAGAAGACCTGGTTCCATACGCCGTTGGACCAGCCGGCGACCTCGCTGTCGCGGATCAGCCACTGCTGCTGCGATCCGTTGACGACGAAGGGCAGTCGCGAGTCGGCGATGAATCCGCCGCTGGCGTACTGGGGCCCGGCGGTGCAGTAGTCCATCAAGGACAGATTCGCGCCGCTGATGTTCAGCCGCCGCATCGAGACCGCCTGGGACACCGCCCAGAAGTCGGCCGACGCGCGGCAGCCGTCCTGCCCCGCCGAGTCGATCGACAGCGACAGGTTCGACAGCGTACGCCAGAAGTTGACCAGGGCCAGGCAATTGCCGGTCCCACCGTCGGCGAGGCAGCGGTTGTAGACCTCGACCTTGCCGTTGATGACGACGTCGGACGGGGACGCGCCGAGGCCGGCGATCTCGGTGTAGTACCCGACCTTGATCTGCAGCGGCTGCTCGGCCGTGCCGTAGACGCCGGGCTGGAACAGGAACGCGTACCGGTCGGTGGTCATCTCGGCGTCCACCTGGGCGGCATGGACGGCGTCGAGGGTGGCCTGGATCTGGCTCACCGGCATGTCCGGGGTGAAGACGGTGACGTTCGGGCCGAGCCAGCCACCGGTCGATCCGGCGGCGGGGGCGGCGGACGCGGTCGCGGCGACCGCGGCCAACGCCGCGAGGCCGAACGCCAGTCTCCGGCGGAGCGGACGTGTGCTCATGGATTCCTCTCTAGTGGACAGCAACGCTCTCTCAGCCGGTGGGCAGGTCAGGACGGCTCGACAGGAGAGCGCTCTCTTGCGAGGGACTACTGGTCCGTGCGACAGGTTCGGGCGGTGTGAATATTTGTACCTTGAGTGGTCGCCTCGCGCCATACGCTGTCGCCGCAAACAAGCGCGTGGCGCAGCTCTCACCGCTCCTCCCCCGAGTGAATCGGATCGCCCGGAGGCGACTACCCTCTGGAAGGATGTCCCCCTCCCCCGCCGAGCCGCGTACCATCGCCGGCCGCTATCGCCTGGAAAACGCTCTCGGCCAGGGCGGCATGGGGCGGGTCTGGAGCGCTCGCGACGAGGTCCTGGGCCGCGACGTGGCCATCAAGGAGATCGTCCCGCCGCCGGGCCTGACCGACACCGAACGCCAGGAGATGCGGGAACGCTCGCTTCGGGAGGCCCGCGCGATCGCGCGGCTCAATCACCCCAATGTGGTACGCGTCTTCGACGTCGTCCGGCCTGATTCCGACGGCGCCAACGGCGATCCGTGGATCGTCATGGAGTACGTGCCGTCGCGGTCCCTTCAGGACACCATCAGCGCCGACGGTCCCCTGTCGGCGGCGCAGGCCGCGCACGTCGGACTCGAAGTCCTGCACGCCTTGCAGGCGGCGCACCGGGCCGGGGT
This genomic interval carries:
- a CDS encoding NAD-dependent epimerase/dehydratase family protein, encoding MMDVLVIGGSRYFGKHVIEQLLAAGVRVTVVNRGSAAAPAGTTHLVADRDDEAALRAALGSRTFDAVLDQVCYTPRQADIAARVFDGRTGR
- a CDS encoding aldo/keto reductase, with product MRTRRTGDIEVSAVGLGAMPLSIENRPDRARAIATIHAALDAGITLIDTADSNHWHADEVGHNEELIAEALASYGDPSHVLVATKGGRGRPGDGSWTVNGDPKHLRRAAEASLRRLGGDTIGLYQLHKPDPHIPYADSVGALRDLLDAGTVRTVGLSNVDNTQILEARQILGDGLVSVQNEYSPAVRESADQLRLCQALGLAFLPWSPLGGVTRSSLDGPATPLSAYPLFGEIAAARDVTPQQVCLAWHLAQAPVVIPIPGASRPESARGSALAAGLDLTPAELASLG
- a CDS encoding AfsR/SARP family transcriptional regulator, with the protein product MHDGTATPMWFGVLGPLEVRVGEHQITLPRAQTRALLALLVLEVGRDVPTARMIEALWAGAAPATATTQIHNGISVVRRTLREAAGRDLVLRQPGGYRLDAPDECVDLAVFHELTARARRQAGAEAARTFREALSLWRGRPLSGINGAFTDPEADRLAQLRADASEALFEIELSLGRHRELQSDIAALLREHPLRQKLAAQLMLAHYRSGRQPEALAVYRDLRQRLADELGTEPVPDIVVLHRQILDSDVRVAAAPAEPQRRYLPRDLPDFTGRAEEMAELDQVTAAAAGGGAVVISAVAGVGGVGKTTLAVHWAHQHAADYPDGQLHVDLHGFGQGPPTTPVAALSALLQALGVPPEKISADLDTTAALYRATTADRRLLVILDNARSADQVRPLLPTGRGSLAVITSRDSLAGLVVSDGARLLALRPLPDDDSIALLTAILGPSRIAGQAAAVADLAALCGHLPLALRIAAANLLADPARPIADMAAELRSADRLQLLSLAGTDTWAVEAVFEQSYRMLDEPDQRVFHLLGLHPGTDVTAEAVAALTSIPMDEAEAALGRLVQASLVIETSPARYLLHDLVKVYAAAVADRERTPAERATAFRALADFYIDTTASAAELVTPWYTFLTMATHRNPAHIDVASAMGWIQSEQDNLVTLARHTADHGPADVAWRLADLLRGYFVLRRDHAAWQVMGAAGLAAASAEGHTAAQAAMHLGIGTDLRLEGHLEKAVAHLTEGLRLTRAARWRGGELSAVLALATYYGQHGDPQAAIELLESVATSSTSEHPALMAVALANLGAMRLTAGDLRRAAGDMERALALLEATGNKMGVAFTRTNLGLVQLDLGRLDTAETYLEQAIALDEEIANPSGPLPAMAGLADLQLRSGRLREAAQSARRTLARAEREGIHRYRCVVLIILAHVERLHSRLAEARKLAEQALEIAREISTPYMESDALDALAQIYQAQNRPQSAREHAQESLAIAEAENAQALVAKALTTLAELDLAAGRRDSAAEYARRARKICDDTGIEQCRPRLTAVLSQ
- a CDS encoding SDR family NAD(P)-dependent oxidoreductase → MPSYLEDLFSLAGRTALVTGGSSGIGFAMAEAMGRAGADVVLVARREKELASAAEQLVSAGVQVRTISADLAERTGVDRVTNAAPDTDILVNCAANNIRRPMDTLTDADWDVSVALNLTAPFRLGQHYGPRMAARGWGRIVNIGSQQTIAAFGDSGGYGVTKAGIAGLTRSQAEAWSPRGVCVNTLIPGFVVTPLTTPAMAIPGRAEELAQRSMAKRNGLPPDFAGAAVFLAGGASAYVTGQILYVDGGFSVH
- a CDS encoding adenylyl cyclase — its product is MSTRPLRRRLAFGLAALAAVAATASAAPAAGSTGGWLGPNVTVFTPDMPVSQIQATLDAVHAAQVDAEMTTDRYAFLFQPGVYGTAEQPLQIKVGYYTEIAGLGASPSDVVINGKVEVYNRCLADGGTGNCLALVNFWRTLSNLSLSIDSAGQDGCRASADFWAVSQAVSMRRLNISGANLSLMDYCTAGPQYASGGFIADSRLPFVVNGSQQQWLIRDSEVAGWSNGVWNQVFSGVVGAPAEAGFPDPPYTTLAATPVSREKPYLFTDSRGRLQVRVPAARTNSSGISWADGITPGRTTSLKNFFVARPGDSVKEINNALARGQNLLLTPGVYDIARSIEIKRPGTVVLGLGHATLTAVDGAIPLDVADVPGVIVAGVTIDAGLTESPVLLRVGKPHGHSKGSAADPTTLSDVYFRVGGPHVGKTDTALEVNSDHVLIDHTWVWRGDHGVEGFTDTERWNTNTGRYGAVINGDDVTATGLFVEHFQRYNTVWNGERGTTILYQNELPYDPPTQADWMNGTVEGYAGYKVGDHVRTHNLYGAGVYVFNQNNPSIHTENGFEVPDRPGVRLHHIMTVNLSAGTIDHVVNGVGGPADTTRIGQPVFITDYPTP